A genomic window from Vicia villosa cultivar HV-30 ecotype Madison, WI unplaced genomic scaffold, Vvil1.0 ctg.001316F_1_1, whole genome shotgun sequence includes:
- the LOC131634571 gene encoding uncharacterized mitochondrial protein AtMg00810-like, giving the protein MTRCESDHSVFFLLSSTGQHIFLVVYVDDIVITGDDTEGIQRLKTHLFNNFQTKYLGPLRYFLGIEVAHSSSGIAINQRKYALDILNETGMLDCRPIDTPMDPNVKLLPGQGELLKDPGRYRRLVGRLNYLTVTRPDITFAVSIVSQFLNAPCDTHWNAIIRILRYIKNAPGRGLLYEDKGDAKITCYSDADWAGSPSDRRSTSGYCVLIGGNMISWRSKKQNTVALSSAEAEYRAMAAASKELAWLKNLLSELKLGDLRDTRLICDNQAALHIASNPVFHERTKHIEIDCHYIREKVLSGEITTEFVKSEDQLADMFTKSLKGSRVNYICNKLGSYDIYDPA; this is encoded by the coding sequence ATGACTAGATGTGAATCAGATCACTcggttttctttcttctttcctctACCGGTCAACACATCTTTCTTgtggtctatgttgatgacattgttATCACTGGAGATGATACAGAGGGTATCCAACGGCTCAAAACGCATCTTTTCAACAACTTTCAGACAAAATATTTGGGTCCACTCAGATACTTCTTGGGTATTGAAGTTGCTCATTCCTCGTCAGGCATTGCAATTAACCAACGTAAGTATGCATTAGACATCCTCAATGAAACTGGTATGCTTGATTGTCGTCCAATTGATACTCCTATGGATCCCAACGTCAAGCTACTTCCGGGTCAGGGGGAGCTGTTGAAAGACCCGGGAAGATATCGACGTCTAGTGGGTAGACTCAATTATCTTACCGTCACCAGACCAGATATTACTTTTGCAGTGAGCATTGTGAGTCAATTTCTGAATGCTCCTTGTGATACTCATTGGAATGCAATTATTCGGATTCTCAGATATATAAAGAATGCACCAGGAAGAGGCCTATtatatgaagataagggtgatgcTAAAATCACGTGTTATTCCGACGCAGATTGGGCAGGATCACCGTCGGATAGGAGATCCACTTCTGGATATTGTGTTCTTATTGGAGGAAATATGATCTCATGGAGGAGCAAGAAACAAAACACAGTTGCACTATCTAGTGCTGAAGCTGAATATCGTGCTATGGCAGCAGCATCAAAGGAACTTGCGTGGCTCAAGAATTTACTCTCTGAACTTAAGTTGGGAGACCTTCGGGACACAAGACTCATATGCGACAATCAAGCGGCACTTCACATTGCATCCAATCCGGTATTCCATGAACGGACCAAACACATAGAAATAGATTGTCACTATATAAGGGAAAAAGTACTATCAGGAGAAATAACCACAGAGTTCGTCAAATCTGAAGATCAATTGGCTGATATGTTTACCAAGTCTCTTAAGGGTTCTCGAGTGAATTATATTTGTAACAAGCTCGGATCATACGATATATACGATCcggcttga